A portion of the Corynebacterium rouxii genome contains these proteins:
- the rplJ gene encoding 50S ribosomal protein L10 has product MANPKNTESLAELKNRFADIDSVFVTEYRGLTVAQITELRRALGSDVQYSVAKNTLIKLAAKEAGIEGLDDILTGPTAVAFIKGEAVDAAKAMKKFASENKAFVIKGGYMDGNALSAAQVDAIAELDNRETTLAKLAGAMKGNLAKAAGLFNAPASQVARLGAALQEKKEA; this is encoded by the coding sequence ATGGCAAATCCAAAGAACACCGAGTCCCTCGCAGAGCTGAAGAACCGCTTTGCAGACATTGACTCTGTATTCGTCACGGAATACCGTGGCCTGACCGTTGCTCAGATCACTGAGCTGCGTCGTGCTCTGGGTTCTGATGTCCAGTACTCCGTCGCCAAGAACACCCTGATCAAGCTTGCTGCAAAGGAAGCTGGCATCGAGGGCCTTGATGATATCCTCACCGGCCCAACCGCTGTTGCCTTCATTAAGGGTGAGGCTGTTGATGCCGCTAAGGCTATGAAGAAGTTCGCTTCTGAAAACAAGGCATTCGTTATCAAGGGTGGCTACATGGATGGCAACGCTCTGAGCGCAGCTCAGGTCGATGCTATTGCCGAGCTTGACAACCGCGAGACCACTCTCGCAAAGCTTGCCGGCGCCATGAAGGGCAACTTGGCAAAGGCCGCTGGCCTGTTCAACGCTCCAGCTTCTCAGGTTGCACGCCTCGGCGCTGCACTCCAGGAGAAGAAGGAAGCGTAA
- the rplL gene encoding 50S ribosomal protein L7/L12, which translates to MAKLTKDELIEAFKEMTLIELSEFVKEFEEVFEVTAAAPVAVAAAGAAPAAAEEEKTEFDVVLEDAGAKKIGVIKAVRELVSGLGLKEAKELVEGAPKAILEGANKDDAEAAKAKLEEAGAKVTLK; encoded by the coding sequence ATGGCTAAGCTCACCAAGGACGAGCTCATTGAGGCTTTCAAGGAAATGACCCTGATCGAGCTCTCCGAGTTCGTTAAGGAATTCGAAGAGGTCTTCGAGGTTACCGCTGCTGCTCCAGTTGCTGTTGCTGCTGCAGGCGCTGCTCCAGCTGCTGCTGAAGAAGAGAAGACCGAGTTCGACGTTGTTCTCGAGGACGCAGGTGCTAAGAAGATCGGCGTTATTAAGGCTGTCCGCGAGCTCGTTTCCGGCTTGGGCCTGAAGGAAGCTAAGGAGCTCGTTGAGGGTGCTCCTAAGGCTATCCTCGAGGGTGCTAACAAGGACGACGCTGAGGCTGCAAAGGCTAAGCTCGAAGAGGCTGGCGCAAAGGTTACCCTTAAGTAA
- a CDS encoding anchored repeat ABC transporter, substrate-binding protein, translating to MVRVRSLLAVLAIATVSGCAAPAEQHHRTEVVATTPIVADLVRHVAGDRAEVTALMPPGVDPHTYEPRLRAVRDIANADIAFTNGLLLEPHSLYTTIEEALPDNAPMVPLAEQVTSYGGKLKPLVENIALDTVWLGMRIVGKADSEVEIVTEKIDGPEDSKATAYITSTFGVPELVFDEEGDNYFLPADAHTHVSWSFSKPGMYHLTFAAKVKGELVARNTINVAVGVDAPNDVLDGGHVDIAVDLAHKNIMLRGDSPDGTNIAYDYDPATTTISVPNSTLQQIPAQYRFMGRPGDEVYLLPQAVLGKHVHGEVDPHVWHNMANARAMVEAIRDKLGEVDPAGAQTYSANAAAYIAEIDRVNKEVRSTLDTIPKKNRHLVTTHDGYSYLGDAYGLSIAGFVSPNPSVEPSPRDIIALTRTLENLHVPAVFIEPQLALRANHLTVTADKLGIQVCRIYGDSLDDEVPTYLDFMKYNAHSLARCLGQSEGK from the coding sequence GTGGTCAGGGTGCGCTCACTACTAGCGGTACTTGCGATAGCAACGGTGAGCGGCTGTGCTGCGCCTGCGGAGCAACATCATCGCACTGAGGTGGTAGCAACCACCCCAATTGTTGCTGATCTCGTCCGTCACGTCGCAGGGGATCGGGCCGAGGTGACAGCACTTATGCCACCAGGGGTTGATCCTCATACATATGAGCCGCGGCTACGCGCGGTACGTGACATCGCCAATGCTGATATAGCTTTTACTAACGGGCTGCTGCTAGAGCCGCACAGCCTATACACCACCATCGAAGAAGCGCTTCCAGATAACGCTCCGATGGTTCCACTGGCGGAGCAAGTAACCTCCTATGGTGGAAAACTCAAGCCTCTCGTGGAAAACATCGCCCTTGATACGGTGTGGCTGGGCATGCGTATCGTTGGCAAGGCCGACTCAGAAGTTGAGATCGTTACCGAGAAGATCGACGGCCCCGAGGATTCCAAAGCAACGGCCTACATTACCTCTACCTTTGGTGTCCCAGAGCTTGTGTTTGATGAGGAAGGTGACAACTACTTTTTGCCTGCCGACGCCCACACTCACGTGTCATGGTCGTTTAGCAAGCCGGGAATGTACCACCTCACCTTCGCTGCAAAGGTAAAAGGGGAACTGGTCGCACGGAATACCATCAATGTCGCCGTAGGTGTGGATGCTCCCAATGATGTGCTCGATGGGGGACACGTCGATATTGCCGTAGATCTGGCGCACAAAAACATTATGCTGCGCGGTGATAGCCCAGACGGCACCAATATTGCTTACGACTACGATCCCGCAACCACCACGATCAGCGTTCCTAACAGCACCTTGCAGCAAATTCCCGCGCAGTACCGTTTCATGGGACGCCCAGGTGATGAGGTGTATCTGTTGCCCCAAGCGGTGCTCGGTAAGCACGTGCACGGTGAGGTCGACCCGCATGTGTGGCACAACATGGCAAACGCTCGTGCCATGGTGGAGGCAATCCGCGACAAACTCGGTGAGGTAGATCCCGCAGGTGCCCAAACCTATAGTGCCAATGCCGCGGCCTATATTGCTGAGATCGATCGCGTGAACAAAGAGGTGCGCAGCACCCTAGACACCATCCCCAAGAAGAATCGGCACTTGGTCACTACTCACGACGGCTACTCCTATCTCGGAGATGCCTACGGGCTCAGTATTGCTGGGTTTGTCAGCCCCAACCCGTCGGTGGAGCCGTCGCCACGCGATATTATTGCGTTGACGCGCACTTTGGAAAACCTGCATGTGCCAGCGGTGTTTATCGAGCCGCAGCTTGCACTTCGCGCTAACCACCTCACCGTCACGGCAGACAAGCTCGGCATTCAAGTGTGTCGCATCTACGGCGATTCCCTCGACGATGAGGTGCCCACATATCTTGACTTTATGAAGTACAACGCGCACTCCCTTGCGCGGTGTCTCGGACAATCGGAAGGAAAATAA
- a CDS encoding choice-of-anchor M domain-containing protein → MKRIAAAVCAATLMFAQPAYAQQDPALQQQVSETESIAPAGEKVVIDHGHIDIGAIEVDGEFDLLARDDTEAHPVWRHLDDMVFKVSDAALQTLPEDSTFEFTGAKAGDKVYVVPQSQISGVPWIGWNSQAPSIQKVTDRGVTLELAGYQGPGHFSLFLQAGGVQKPQVIWDADEKGAQPMWVELNTHTHANWVFTEPGVHQVAVRLKLPRTDGTEVETTRVLRFAVGDASVAEAQKATFDGEMTASESGGEQAKDSANIGLIAGGVIGVIVVIAGAAVVMSRQSARRRAEAKNVDNG, encoded by the coding sequence ATGAAACGTATCGCCGCCGCTGTTTGTGCAGCAACCTTAATGTTTGCGCAGCCAGCATATGCACAACAGGATCCCGCCTTGCAGCAGCAAGTTTCCGAGACGGAAAGCATCGCACCGGCAGGGGAGAAAGTGGTTATCGACCACGGTCACATCGACATCGGAGCCATCGAAGTCGACGGCGAATTTGACCTCTTGGCTCGCGATGACACGGAAGCACATCCAGTGTGGCGGCACCTCGACGATATGGTGTTTAAAGTATCCGACGCGGCACTGCAAACCTTGCCAGAAGACAGCACCTTTGAGTTCACGGGGGCGAAAGCCGGTGACAAAGTCTACGTGGTGCCACAGTCGCAAATCTCGGGCGTGCCATGGATCGGCTGGAACTCCCAAGCGCCCAGCATTCAAAAAGTGACTGATCGCGGTGTGACCCTTGAGTTGGCAGGCTATCAAGGCCCTGGCCACTTTAGCTTGTTCCTGCAAGCAGGTGGCGTGCAAAAACCGCAGGTGATCTGGGACGCCGATGAAAAAGGCGCACAGCCAATGTGGGTGGAACTGAACACGCATACCCACGCGAACTGGGTGTTTACTGAGCCAGGCGTGCATCAGGTTGCCGTGCGGTTGAAGCTGCCACGCACCGATGGTACCGAGGTAGAAACCACCCGAGTGCTGCGGTTTGCCGTCGGTGATGCCAGTGTGGCCGAAGCTCAAAAGGCCACATTTGATGGGGAGATGACTGCGTCGGAAAGCGGTGGAGAGCAGGCGAAGGATAGCGCAAACATTGGCCTTATCGCAGGTGGTGTTATCGGTGTGATCGTCGTGATTGCAGGCGCTGCGGTCGTGATGAGCCGGCAGTCGGCGCGTCGTCGCGCTGAGGCAAAGAATGTGGACAATGGCTAA
- a CDS encoding anchored repeat-type ABC transporter ATP-binding subunit: MAKVLQCSDLRVSLSGREVVKGITFDVEAGEFLGLLGPNGAGKTTLMRAILGLIPSQGSIHVDGRIGYVPQRHEFAWDYPIDVYHTVLNGRAGMIGWLRRPKVADFAAVDAALEQVRLTHLADRPIGELSGGQRQRVLVARALATKPQLLLFDEPFTGLDNPSTELLLDLFEELAQAGNAIMMSTHNLPEAMAACHRVLLFNGEVVATGAPSQMLEAQPWKTTFRVEDGSPLLASLGIGKAN, encoded by the coding sequence ATGGCTAAAGTTTTGCAATGTAGTGACCTCCGCGTGTCGCTAAGCGGCCGCGAAGTGGTCAAAGGAATCACCTTCGACGTAGAAGCGGGTGAGTTTTTAGGGTTGCTCGGGCCCAACGGTGCCGGAAAGACAACCCTCATGCGCGCCATTCTCGGGTTGATCCCCAGCCAGGGAAGCATCCACGTCGATGGCCGCATTGGGTACGTGCCGCAGCGTCACGAGTTTGCGTGGGACTATCCCATCGACGTTTACCACACCGTGCTCAACGGCCGCGCTGGCATGATTGGGTGGTTGCGCCGCCCTAAAGTGGCCGACTTTGCGGCTGTCGACGCCGCCCTCGAGCAGGTACGTTTGACGCATTTGGCGGATCGCCCCATCGGAGAATTATCCGGTGGCCAGCGTCAACGCGTCCTTGTCGCTAGGGCCCTTGCCACCAAACCTCAATTGCTGCTTTTCGACGAACCCTTCACAGGGCTCGACAACCCCAGTACGGAGTTGCTCCTCGATCTTTTCGAGGAACTCGCCCAAGCAGGAAACGCCATCATGATGTCCACACACAACCTGCCAGAGGCGATGGCCGCGTGCCACCGAGTCCTGTTATTCAATGGGGAAGTGGTGGCAACGGGTGCGCCGTCGCAGATGTTGGAGGCACAACCATGGAAGACCACCTTCCGTGTGGAGGATGGATCACCGCTGTTGGCGTCGTTAGGCATAGGAAAGGCAAACTAA
- a CDS encoding anchored repeat-type ABC transporter permease subunit produces MLTPIEFFQDLGNPALAFLPKALLVAVLSSIVCGVVGTHVVLRGMAFIGDAVSHAVFPGLAVAFALQISVLAGGAVAGVIVAILIAAFSQRRRLKEDSIIGIFFAAAFALGLIIISRVEGYTASLTSFLFGSITGVPDSDVVVAAIVGSIIVLVLIALTPQLVAVSLDRETARTMGMPVLILDLVLYLAVTAAVVISIRTIGNILVLALLITPAATARMLTDKLNTMMWLSALVGAVGSVLGVYFSWALDYPTGATIVLVIFFIFLGAWLFSPRQGLFARKGKC; encoded by the coding sequence GTGCTCACACCCATTGAATTCTTCCAAGATCTGGGCAACCCCGCGCTGGCCTTCTTGCCTAAAGCGTTGCTGGTCGCGGTGTTGTCATCCATCGTGTGCGGCGTAGTCGGTACACACGTTGTGCTTCGCGGCATGGCCTTTATCGGTGACGCTGTATCCCACGCAGTGTTCCCGGGCCTTGCGGTGGCATTCGCATTGCAGATTTCGGTGCTTGCCGGTGGTGCGGTTGCTGGCGTGATCGTCGCTATCCTTATCGCGGCGTTTAGCCAGCGAAGAAGGCTGAAGGAAGACTCAATTATCGGTATCTTCTTTGCTGCGGCATTTGCCTTGGGGCTGATTATTATTTCGCGGGTCGAGGGGTATACGGCATCCTTGACTAGCTTCTTGTTTGGTTCCATCACCGGCGTTCCGGATTCAGATGTTGTGGTGGCGGCGATCGTCGGCAGCATTATTGTGCTGGTGCTTATCGCTTTGACTCCACAGCTGGTCGCGGTGTCCTTGGACCGTGAAACCGCGCGCACCATGGGTATGCCGGTGCTGATTCTCGACCTTGTTCTCTACCTTGCCGTGACTGCCGCCGTGGTCATTTCAATTCGCACCATCGGTAACATCCTCGTGCTGGCACTGCTGATTACACCTGCGGCTACGGCACGTATGCTCACAGACAAGTTGAATACCATGATGTGGCTGTCTGCGCTTGTGGGTGCGGTCGGTTCAGTCTTGGGAGTCTATTTTTCTTGGGCTTTGGATTATCCGACCGGTGCCACTATCGTATTGGTTATCTTTTTCATTTTCCTTGGGGCGTGGCTATTCTCACCGCGTCAAGGGCTTTTCGCCAGAAAAGGGAAATGTTAG
- a CDS encoding choice-of-anchor M domain-containing protein, which produces MKKYARRLGAAALATVGIAVLSPAAYAQSLVLETGHIDAFNVTANGSDLSLSLKEDVTGQHVTHDPADVLLVVKEAAKNADVAKVAEIGKEGYLLPMSQDSNLIWPGWDTQGVREAGFSAIDINFKKVAGPGDVYMFKTGSFGGTESLLADGSYEVTSGSSIHQDPPSHVHTNWVFTEPGTYTMCVQATGNGASSNVGKYVWQVGDGGPSEVAECEGAAAPASKAKNTPATSAKKAAPAAKKQLPDTGPNFMTLSFIVLGLGLMVFGAGMVWLVRAAQFGE; this is translated from the coding sequence ATGAAGAAATACGCTCGCCGACTAGGAGCTGCCGCTCTAGCCACAGTAGGAATCGCAGTACTAAGCCCCGCCGCTTACGCACAATCGTTGGTTTTGGAAACCGGCCATATCGATGCGTTTAACGTCACCGCTAATGGCTCTGACCTGAGCCTTTCGTTGAAAGAGGATGTGACAGGGCAACACGTGACCCATGATCCAGCGGATGTTTTGCTCGTCGTCAAAGAAGCAGCCAAAAACGCTGACGTGGCAAAAGTCGCCGAGATTGGCAAAGAGGGCTACCTGCTGCCCATGTCCCAAGACTCCAACCTCATTTGGCCAGGCTGGGACACCCAAGGCGTGCGGGAAGCAGGCTTTAGCGCCATCGACATCAACTTTAAAAAGGTTGCAGGCCCAGGTGATGTCTACATGTTTAAAACCGGATCCTTCGGAGGCACCGAAAGCCTGCTTGCCGACGGCAGCTACGAGGTAACCAGCGGCTCATCGATCCACCAAGACCCACCATCGCACGTGCACACCAACTGGGTGTTTACTGAACCAGGAACCTACACGATGTGCGTGCAGGCAACCGGTAACGGCGCTTCTTCCAACGTCGGAAAGTACGTGTGGCAGGTAGGTGACGGCGGCCCAAGCGAGGTCGCTGAGTGTGAAGGCGCTGCAGCTCCTGCCTCCAAGGCAAAAAACACTCCGGCTACCTCTGCGAAGAAAGCAGCACCTGCAGCTAAGAAGCAGCTTCCCGATACCGGCCCAAACTTTATGACCCTTTCCTTCATCGTTCTCGGCCTTGGCCTGATGGTATTCGGTGCCGGAATGGTCTGGTTGGTACGTGCGGCACAATTTGGGGAATAA
- a CDS encoding DUF3068 domain-containing protein: MLPTTRILSVLLLGVGVALGVVGILGPRWVNTDARLPLDLSQTTFTLKDDHARTRLINGGRVLDAGVVRQLHMDILPPTDADTATVRIGVSDSRESRQEDVDRLIQASVWTYPLNRLSGEALVPATVSSQLGSPTEKVSVAGPWLKFPSDAQQTTYEVFDPTLRSAIPAVFSEEIDRGGRTIYRYSQDIKPTNVAEKYASVFNTTQKGENTLYLYHSGNRQWYVDQISGLVVDVEENIEDYFGDADGTRREDALIFHGRMSEDDKAALFEQASAVSDGSVARVLYRVALVAGVLLSAVGLLGAFRRRSVALH; encoded by the coding sequence ATGCTTCCCACGACTCGAATCCTGTCCGTGCTACTTCTCGGCGTTGGTGTTGCTCTTGGAGTCGTGGGAATCCTTGGCCCGCGATGGGTCAACACTGATGCACGGTTGCCTCTTGACCTATCGCAGACCACCTTCACGCTCAAAGATGATCACGCTCGTACGAGGCTGATTAATGGGGGCCGAGTACTCGATGCTGGTGTTGTCCGGCAGCTGCACATGGATATCTTGCCGCCCACCGATGCGGATACTGCAACAGTGCGCATCGGGGTGAGCGACTCGCGGGAGAGCAGACAAGAAGACGTCGATCGGCTTATTCAAGCTTCCGTATGGACTTATCCCCTTAATCGTCTTAGTGGCGAAGCCCTGGTGCCTGCGACTGTGAGCTCCCAATTGGGAAGTCCTACCGAAAAAGTTTCGGTTGCGGGACCATGGTTGAAGTTTCCTAGCGATGCCCAGCAGACTACCTATGAGGTATTCGATCCCACTCTCAGAAGCGCGATTCCTGCCGTCTTTTCTGAGGAAATCGATCGGGGTGGTCGAACAATTTATCGTTATAGTCAAGACATAAAACCGACCAATGTTGCCGAGAAATACGCATCGGTTTTTAACACGACGCAAAAAGGTGAAAACACGCTCTACCTGTATCATTCCGGAAATCGCCAGTGGTATGTCGACCAAATTTCGGGGCTCGTGGTTGACGTGGAAGAAAATATCGAGGATTATTTCGGTGATGCCGATGGCACGCGTCGTGAAGATGCGTTGATATTCCATGGGCGTATGAGCGAGGACGACAAAGCGGCGCTCTTTGAGCAGGCGTCCGCTGTGTCTGATGGTTCCGTGGCGCGAGTGCTCTACCGTGTAGCGCTCGTCGCTGGAGTATTGCTGAGCGCCGTAGGTCTGCTGGGTGCGTTCCGCCGACGCTCAGTTGCTTTACATTAG
- the rpoB gene encoding DNA-directed RNA polymerase subunit beta — protein MLEGPILAVSRQTKANIPGAPERKSFAKITEPIEVPGLLDIQLNSFAWLIGTPEWRARQQEELGDSVRVTSGLEDILEELSPIQDYSGNMSLSLSEPRFEDMKNTIDECKDKDINYSAPLYVTAEFINNETQEIKSQTVFIGDFPMMTDKGTFIVNGTERVVVSQLVRSPGVYFDQTIDKSTERPLHSVKVIPSRGAWLEFDVDKRDTVGVRIDRKRRQPVTVLLKALGWTTEQITERFGFSEIMMSTLESDGVSNTDEALLEIYRKQRPGEQPTRDLAQSLLDNSFFRAKRYDLAKVGRYKVNRKLGLGGDNEGLMTLTEEDIATTLEYLVRLHVGETTMTSPTGEVIPVETDDIDHFGNRRLRTVGELIQNQVRVGLSRMERVVRERMTTQDAESITPTSLINVRPVSAAIREFFGTSQLSQFMDQNNSLSGLTHKRRLSALGPGGLSRERAGIEVRDVHASHYGRMCPIETPEGPNIGLIGSLASYARVNAFGFIETPYRKVENGVLTDQIDYLTADEEDRFVVAQANVEHDANGKITADSVTVRVKNGDIQVVAPESVDYLDVSPRQMVSVATAMIPFLEHDDANRALMGANMQRQAVPLVRSEAPFVGTGMERAAAYDAGDLIINKKGGVVENVSADIITVMADDGTRETYILRKFERTNQGTCYNQTPLVNIGDRVEAGQVLADGPGTHNGEMSLGRNLLVAFMPWEGHNYEDAIILNQRVVEEDILTSIHIEEHEIDARDTKLGPEEITREIPNVSEDVLKDLDERGIVRIGADVRDGDILVGKVTPKGETELTPEERLLRAIFGEKAREVRDTSMKVPHGETGKVIGVRRFSRDDDDDLAPGVNEMIRVYVAQKRKIQDGDKLAGRHGNKGVVGKILPQEDMPFMPDGTPVDIILNTHGVPRRMNIGQVLEVHLGWLAAAGWKIDTEDPANAELLKTLPEDLYDVPAGSLTATPVFDGATNEEIAGLLGNSRPNRDGDVMVDENGKATLFDGRSGEPFPYPVSVGYMYILKLHHLVDEKIHARSTGPYSMITQQPLGGKAQFGGQRFGEMEVWAMQAYGAAYTLQELLTIKSDDVVGRVKVYEAIVKGENIPDPGIPESFKVLLKELQSLCLNVEVLSADGTPMELSGSDDDEFDQAGVSLGINLSRDERSDADIA, from the coding sequence GTGCTGGAAGGACCCATCTTGGCAGTCTCCCGCCAGACCAAGGCCAACATCCCTGGGGCCCCCGAACGCAAGTCGTTCGCAAAGATTACGGAACCAATCGAGGTTCCGGGGCTTCTCGATATTCAGCTCAACTCCTTTGCATGGTTGATTGGTACGCCTGAGTGGCGCGCCCGCCAGCAAGAAGAGCTGGGCGACTCAGTCCGCGTAACAAGCGGACTCGAAGACATCCTGGAGGAGCTATCTCCTATCCAGGATTATTCCGGAAACATGTCTCTGTCTCTTTCTGAGCCTCGCTTCGAGGACATGAAGAACACCATTGATGAGTGCAAAGACAAAGACATCAACTACTCCGCGCCACTGTATGTGACCGCAGAGTTCATCAACAACGAAACCCAAGAGATCAAATCGCAGACCGTGTTCATCGGCGACTTCCCGATGATGACGGACAAGGGCACGTTCATCGTGAACGGCACCGAGCGTGTTGTTGTTTCTCAGCTGGTTCGTTCTCCTGGCGTGTACTTTGATCAGACGATCGATAAGTCCACCGAGCGTCCACTGCACTCCGTGAAGGTGATCCCTTCTCGTGGCGCATGGCTCGAGTTCGACGTGGATAAGCGCGACACCGTTGGTGTGCGTATCGACCGCAAGCGTCGTCAGCCAGTGACCGTCTTGCTCAAGGCCCTTGGTTGGACCACCGAGCAGATCACTGAGCGCTTCGGCTTCTCCGAGATCATGATGTCCACACTCGAGTCCGACGGTGTATCCAACACCGACGAGGCTTTGCTAGAAATCTACCGCAAGCAGCGTCCAGGCGAGCAGCCTACCCGCGACTTGGCGCAGTCCCTGCTGGACAACTCCTTCTTCCGCGCAAAGCGCTACGACCTAGCAAAGGTGGGCCGCTACAAGGTCAACCGCAAGCTGGGCTTGGGCGGCGACAACGAGGGCCTCATGACCCTCACCGAAGAAGACATCGCTACCACCTTGGAGTACTTGGTACGCCTGCACGTAGGTGAAACCACCATGACGTCGCCAACCGGTGAAGTCATCCCAGTGGAAACCGATGACATCGACCACTTCGGTAACCGTCGTCTGCGCACCGTCGGTGAGCTGATCCAGAACCAGGTCCGTGTGGGTCTGTCCCGCATGGAGCGCGTTGTTCGCGAGCGCATGACTACTCAGGATGCTGAGTCGATCACGCCTACCTCGCTGATTAACGTTCGCCCTGTTTCTGCCGCCATCCGCGAGTTCTTCGGAACCTCGCAGCTGTCGCAGTTCATGGATCAGAACAACTCCCTGTCCGGTCTGACCCACAAGCGTCGTCTCTCCGCATTGGGCCCAGGTGGCCTGTCGCGTGAGCGCGCCGGCATTGAGGTCCGAGACGTTCACGCTTCTCACTACGGCCGTATGTGCCCAATTGAGACCCCTGAAGGTCCAAACATTGGTCTGATTGGTTCGCTTGCGTCCTACGCTCGCGTGAACGCTTTCGGCTTCATTGAGACGCCATACCGCAAGGTAGAAAACGGCGTTTTGACCGACCAGATCGACTACCTCACCGCAGACGAGGAAGACCGCTTCGTTGTTGCTCAGGCAAACGTCGAGCATGACGCTAACGGTAAGATCACCGCAGACAGCGTAACCGTGCGCGTGAAGAACGGCGACATCCAGGTCGTCGCACCGGAATCCGTTGACTACCTCGACGTTTCCCCACGTCAGATGGTCTCCGTGGCAACCGCCATGATTCCATTCCTCGAGCACGACGACGCTAACCGTGCCTTGATGGGTGCGAACATGCAGCGTCAAGCTGTGCCACTCGTCCGTTCCGAAGCGCCATTCGTTGGTACCGGTATGGAACGCGCTGCTGCCTACGATGCTGGTGACTTGATCATCAACAAGAAGGGTGGCGTGGTAGAAAACGTCTCCGCAGACATCATCACCGTGATGGCTGACGACGGAACCCGCGAAACCTACATCCTGCGCAAGTTCGAGCGCACTAACCAGGGCACCTGCTACAACCAGACGCCACTGGTAAACATCGGCGATCGTGTCGAGGCCGGTCAGGTTCTCGCCGACGGCCCAGGTACGCACAACGGCGAAATGTCCCTTGGACGCAACCTCCTCGTGGCCTTCATGCCATGGGAAGGCCACAACTACGAGGACGCTATTATCCTGAACCAGCGCGTGGTCGAAGAGGACATCCTCACCTCGATCCACATCGAGGAGCACGAGATCGACGCTCGTGACACCAAGCTGGGACCTGAGGAAATCACCCGCGAAATCCCGAACGTCTCCGAGGACGTGCTCAAGGACCTCGACGAGCGCGGTATCGTCCGCATCGGTGCAGACGTCCGCGACGGCGACATCCTCGTCGGTAAGGTCACCCCGAAGGGCGAGACCGAGCTGACCCCTGAAGAGCGTTTGCTTCGCGCCATCTTCGGCGAGAAGGCACGCGAAGTTCGCGACACCTCCATGAAGGTGCCTCACGGTGAAACCGGTAAGGTCATCGGCGTTCGTCGCTTCTCGCGTGACGACGACGACGATCTCGCACCGGGTGTCAACGAGATGATTCGTGTCTACGTTGCCCAAAAGCGCAAGATCCAGGACGGTGACAAGCTCGCTGGTCGCCACGGCAACAAGGGTGTCGTGGGCAAGATCCTGCCTCAGGAAGATATGCCATTCATGCCAGACGGCACCCCAGTGGACATCATCCTAAACACCCACGGTGTGCCCCGTCGTATGAACATCGGCCAGGTGCTCGAGGTTCACTTGGGCTGGTTGGCTGCTGCCGGTTGGAAGATCGACACCGAAGACCCAGCAAACGCTGAACTGCTCAAGACCCTCCCAGAGGATCTGTACGACGTCCCAGCTGGTTCGCTGACCGCAACCCCAGTGTTCGACGGTGCTACCAACGAGGAAATCGCAGGTCTGTTGGGCAACTCCCGTCCAAACCGCGACGGCGATGTCATGGTCGACGAAAACGGCAAGGCTACGCTGTTCGACGGTCGCTCCGGCGAACCATTCCCATACCCAGTGTCTGTCGGCTACATGTACATCCTGAAGCTGCACCACTTGGTTGATGAGAAGATCCACGCACGTTCCACCGGTCCTTACTCCATGATTACCCAGCAGCCGCTGGGTGGTAAGGCACAGTTCGGTGGTCAGCGCTTCGGCGAGATGGAGGTGTGGGCAATGCAGGCATATGGTGCTGCCTACACCCTGCAGGAACTCCTGACCATCAAGTCTGACGACGTGGTTGGCCGCGTCAAGGTGTACGAGGCCATTGTGAAGGGCGAAAACATTCCGGATCCTGGTATCCCAGAGTCCTTCAAGGTGCTCCTGAAAGAGCTCCAGTCGCTGTGCTTGAACGTGGAGGTTCTCTCCGCAGACGGCACCCCGATGGAGTTGTCTGGATCGGATGACGACGAGTTCGATCAGGCCGGTGTCTCCTTGGGCATCAACCTGTCGCGTGACGAGCGCTCCGACGCAGACATCGCCTAA